A genomic window from Aethina tumida isolate Nest 87 chromosome 4, icAetTumi1.1, whole genome shotgun sequence includes:
- the LOC126265372 gene encoding ejaculatory bulb-specific protein 3-like, with translation MYRSCDKYIIDMKIFLAVAVIVCVASVQSVLEPNTNIDDLLADKSKADQLVACALEKGPCTDYENKWKSQVRRIIDTHCGHCSENEKNNVVKFLKYLIERRPSDWTEFVRIHNVSPSEKEHLEDIAKRGV, from the exons atgtatcgCAGTTGTGACAAGTACATCATCGACATGAAGATCTTCCTGGCAGTAGCTGTTATCGTTTGCGTTGCATCCGTGCAATCGGTGCTGGAACCCAACACGAACATCGACGATCTGCTGGCTGACAAATCGAAAGCGGATCAGTTGGTCGCATGTGCGTTGGAAAAAGGTCCCTGCACCGACTACGAAAACAAATGGAAAA GCCAAGTACGCAGAATCATCGACACTCACTGCGGCCACTGCTCCGAAAATGAAAAGAACAACGTAGTCAAATTCCTGAAATACTTGATTGAAAGACGTCCATCTGACTGGACCGAATTCGTCAGAATCCACAACGTCAGCCCATCCGAGAAGGAACATTTGGAAGACATAGCCAAAAGGGGAGTTTAA